From a region of the Paenibacillus antri genome:
- a CDS encoding ROK family glucokinase, giving the protein MSQALYVGVDIGGTTVKVGICNAEGKLLRTYEGPTGTESGNDVILDNIAAYVRRIVDDYNASWDDVAGVGVGIPGFMDFETGVVIFSANFPSMRNVPVKAILEQKLGKPVKINNDANVAALGEAWSGAGRGLQNVVVYTLGTGVGGGIIARGKIYEGFSGMAGELGHVQVVPDMEAIQCGCGQHGCVETVSSATGIIRMAKDAVERGDKTSLADLPSIAAKDVFDAAKAGDEVALRIVKRAAFYLGKAMAATAVIVNPERFILGGGVAKAGDILFDAVREVFAKYTPQRAIVDIVPAELGNDAGVVGAAGLHLRAL; this is encoded by the coding sequence ATGTCGCAAGCATTGTATGTAGGCGTCGATATCGGCGGCACGACTGTAAAGGTAGGCATTTGCAACGCGGAAGGGAAGCTGTTGCGCACCTATGAAGGACCGACGGGAACCGAGAGCGGGAACGACGTCATCCTAGACAATATCGCCGCGTACGTGCGCCGGATCGTGGACGATTACAATGCGTCTTGGGACGACGTCGCCGGCGTCGGCGTCGGCATTCCCGGCTTCATGGATTTCGAGACGGGCGTCGTCATTTTCTCGGCGAATTTCCCTTCGATGCGGAACGTGCCGGTGAAGGCGATTCTCGAGCAGAAGCTCGGCAAGCCGGTGAAAATCAATAACGACGCGAACGTCGCGGCGCTCGGCGAGGCGTGGAGCGGCGCGGGCCGCGGCCTCCAGAACGTCGTCGTCTACACGCTCGGGACGGGCGTCGGCGGGGGCATCATCGCCCGCGGAAAAATTTACGAAGGCTTCTCCGGGATGGCGGGCGAGCTCGGCCACGTGCAGGTCGTGCCGGATATGGAAGCGATTCAATGCGGCTGCGGCCAACACGGCTGCGTCGAGACCGTATCGTCCGCGACGGGCATCATCCGCATGGCGAAGGACGCCGTGGAGCGCGGAGACAAGACGTCGCTCGCGGATCTGCCGAGCATCGCGGCGAAGGACGTCTTCGACGCGGCGAAGGCCGGCGACGAAGTCGCACTGCGCATCGTGAAGCGCGCCGCGTTCTATCTCGGCAAGGCGATGGCTGCCACGGCGGTTATCGTTAATCCGGAGCGCTTCATTCTGGGCGGCGGCGTGGCGAAGGCCGGCGATATTTTGTTCGACGCGGTGCGCGAGGTGTTCGCGAAGTATACGCCGCAGCGGGCGATCGTCGACATCGTGCCGGCGGAGCTCGGCAACGACGCCGGCGTCGTAGGCGCCGCGGGCTTGCATCTGCGCGCCTTGTAA
- the trxB gene encoding thioredoxin-disulfide reductase, producing the protein MRKVIIIGTGPAGLTAAIYLARANMSPLIIEGPEPGGQLTTTTEVENFPGFPEGIMGPELMDNMRKQAERFGAEFKTGWVNSVDLSKRPFTLQVEGHGELQAEALVISTGASAKYLGIPGEKDNVGRGVSTCATCDGFFFRGKKIIVVGGGDSAMEEASFLTKFASQVTLVHRRDELRASKIMQDRARGNEKIKWALNKTPLEVVAGEKGVTGLKVRNNETGEEEVLETDGIFVAIGHTPNTKFLGGAIDTDEVGYIQVKPGTSETNVPGVFACGDVQDNKYRQAITAAGSGCMAALDAERFLEGHAAHDWSETLSK; encoded by the coding sequence ATGCGGAAAGTCATTATTATCGGTACGGGCCCTGCGGGGTTGACGGCGGCGATTTACTTGGCGCGGGCGAACATGAGCCCGCTTATTATCGAAGGACCGGAGCCGGGCGGCCAGCTGACGACGACGACCGAGGTCGAGAACTTCCCGGGCTTCCCGGAAGGCATCATGGGTCCCGAGCTCATGGACAACATGCGCAAGCAAGCCGAGCGGTTCGGCGCGGAGTTCAAGACGGGCTGGGTGAACAGCGTCGACCTGTCGAAGCGGCCGTTCACGCTGCAGGTCGAAGGCCACGGCGAGCTGCAGGCGGAAGCGCTGGTCATCTCGACGGGCGCGTCGGCGAAGTACCTCGGCATCCCCGGCGAGAAGGACAACGTAGGCCGCGGCGTCAGCACGTGCGCGACTTGCGACGGCTTCTTCTTCCGCGGCAAGAAGATCATCGTCGTCGGCGGCGGCGACTCCGCGATGGAGGAGGCGTCGTTCTTGACGAAGTTCGCTTCGCAGGTGACGCTCGTGCATCGACGCGACGAGCTTCGCGCATCGAAGATCATGCAGGACCGCGCGCGCGGGAACGAGAAAATCAAGTGGGCGCTGAACAAGACGCCGCTTGAGGTCGTCGCCGGCGAGAAGGGCGTAACGGGTCTGAAGGTGCGCAACAACGAGACGGGCGAAGAGGAAGTCCTCGAGACGGACGGCATCTTCGTCGCGATCGGCCACACGCCGAACACGAAGTTCCTCGGCGGCGCGATCGACACGGACGAAGTCGGCTACATTCAAGTGAAGCCGGGCACGTCCGAGACGAACGTTCCGGGCGTCTTCGCTTGCGGCGACGTGCAGGACAACAAGTACCGCCAAGCGATTACGGCGGCGGGCAGCGGCTGCATGGCGGCGCTCGACGCGGAGCGGTTCCTCGAAGGGCATGCGGCGCATGACTGGAGCGAAACGTTGTCCAAATAA
- a CDS encoding tetratricopeptide repeat protein, translating to MEKTKHLAPKRKVIPLHMDATFFFERAVQSLDRYKYDKALKYFRRAVEYEPDNPVNHCNMAGILSEMGKYGESNDVLKHIVDRVDPSMTECYFYMANNFANMEDFESAEKALVHYLEHDANGQFLDESEEMMELLSFELERPMKIAKIKSREGFVEHDRARSMLEEGKFTEAIKLLENLVRMHPEFSAAHNNLALAYYYVGRFTDALAAVKQVLAIDPGNLHGLCNLAIFLQHAGEREPLEELVELLEKTVPYHQEHVFKLATTMGVLGRHDSALRHFRRLLKTEAGQADVCLYHYAAVACYNLDRYAEARRFWKQAEKLDPGSDIPKFHMNVLDRIESGLAKDGKMTISYHYHLPFEEQLRQLQRAQAAGYVPERLRNDPLLRSSFFWALRHGDRDTKLQVIQAYGMIGDAEVADSLTELLSDPNEDDYVKNVSVFALRGMGVKGPITALIGGREVAFEKNVYSPNLPVWNAEWQEVIDLAMVRMSTRYDMIQQFDMVTLWVEFLTRAYPAIPKLTKKEGWAGALEYLTAKMHRRTASYQDVARRYGVSITTVSKHAKHIDETCGLREKMDSIFANFGEKL from the coding sequence TTGGAAAAGACTAAGCATCTAGCCCCCAAACGGAAAGTCATCCCTCTGCATATGGATGCGACGTTCTTTTTTGAAAGAGCGGTACAGTCGCTGGACCGATACAAATACGACAAGGCGCTGAAGTATTTCCGACGCGCCGTCGAATACGAGCCGGACAATCCGGTCAATCACTGCAATATGGCGGGCATCCTGTCGGAGATGGGGAAATACGGCGAATCCAACGACGTGCTGAAGCACATCGTGGACCGCGTCGACCCGTCGATGACGGAATGCTATTTCTATATGGCGAACAACTTCGCCAACATGGAAGACTTCGAGTCGGCCGAGAAGGCGCTCGTCCATTATTTGGAGCACGACGCCAACGGCCAATTCCTCGATGAATCGGAAGAGATGATGGAGCTGCTCAGCTTCGAGCTGGAGCGTCCGATGAAGATCGCGAAGATCAAGAGCCGCGAGGGGTTCGTCGAGCACGACCGCGCCCGTTCGATGCTCGAGGAAGGAAAATTCACGGAAGCGATCAAGCTGCTCGAGAATTTGGTCCGGATGCATCCGGAGTTTTCCGCTGCGCATAATAATCTTGCCTTGGCTTACTATTACGTCGGACGATTTACGGACGCGCTCGCGGCCGTCAAGCAGGTGCTCGCGATCGATCCCGGCAATCTGCACGGCCTCTGCAATCTGGCGATCTTCCTGCAGCATGCCGGCGAACGCGAACCGCTCGAGGAGCTCGTCGAGCTGCTCGAGAAGACGGTGCCGTACCATCAGGAGCACGTCTTCAAGCTGGCGACGACGATGGGCGTGCTCGGGCGCCACGATTCCGCCCTGCGCCACTTCCGCCGGCTGCTGAAGACCGAAGCGGGGCAGGCCGACGTGTGCCTGTACCATTACGCGGCGGTCGCCTGCTACAATCTGGACCGGTACGCGGAGGCGCGACGCTTCTGGAAGCAAGCGGAGAAGCTCGATCCCGGTTCGGACATTCCGAAGTTCCATATGAACGTCCTGGACCGAATCGAGAGCGGCCTCGCGAAGGACGGCAAGATGACGATCAGCTACCATTACCATCTGCCGTTCGAGGAGCAGCTCCGACAGCTGCAGCGGGCGCAGGCGGCGGGATACGTACCGGAGCGGCTGCGGAACGATCCGCTGCTGCGATCCTCGTTCTTCTGGGCGCTGCGCCACGGCGATCGCGATACGAAGCTGCAGGTCATCCAAGCGTACGGCATGATCGGCGACGCGGAGGTGGCGGACTCGCTGACGGAGCTGCTGTCCGATCCGAACGAAGACGATTACGTCAAGAACGTATCCGTGTTCGCGCTCCGCGGCATGGGCGTGAAGGGGCCGATCACGGCGCTCATCGGCGGCCGGGAGGTCGCGTTCGAGAAGAACGTCTACTCGCCGAACCTGCCCGTCTGGAACGCCGAATGGCAAGAAGTGATCGATCTCGCGATGGTGCGCATGTCGACGCGGTACGATATGATCCAACAATTCGACATGGTGACGCTATGGGTGGAGTTTCTGACCCGCGCGTATCCGGCCATTCCGAAGCTGACGAAGAAGGAAGGCTGGGCGGGCGCCCTCGAATATTTGACGGCGAAGATGCACCGCAGAACCGCGTCGTACCAAGACGTGGCCCGGCGGTACGGCGTATCCATCACGACCGTCAGCAAGCATGCGAAGCATATCGACGAAACGTGCGGCTTGCGCGAAAAGATGGATTCGATCTTTGCGAATTTCGGCGAAAAGTTGTAA
- a CDS encoding ribose-phosphate diphosphokinase encodes MLLHSDRVKVFSGSSNPKLAEAMCAELGVELGRIKLARFKSGEIYVHYEETIRNCDVYLVQSLSHPINEHLVELMVMIDAAKRASARTVNLVLPYYGYARQERKAAPREPISAKMVADILTTVGANRVVTIDLHAPAIQGFFNIPVDHLTALDLISDEIRGMNLPNPIVVSPDAGRAKMAEKLAGYLDLSFAIMIKKRPTHNESVITHIIGDVEGHTPIIIEDLIDTGSTIINVVEGLKEKGAGDAIICATHPVFSNGAIARMEHPNIAKVVVTDSIALPDALPSNVKVRSVAPLLADAIRIIHEGGSISVLFKSGGV; translated from the coding sequence ATGCTGTTGCATAGCGATCGAGTGAAGGTGTTTAGCGGGTCGTCGAACCCGAAGCTGGCGGAGGCGATGTGCGCCGAGCTCGGCGTCGAATTGGGTCGAATCAAGCTCGCCCGGTTTAAGAGCGGAGAGATCTACGTGCATTACGAGGAGACGATCCGCAACTGCGACGTATATCTCGTGCAATCGCTGTCCCATCCGATCAACGAGCATCTGGTCGAGCTGATGGTCATGATCGACGCGGCGAAGCGGGCGTCGGCCCGCACGGTCAATCTCGTGCTGCCGTATTACGGTTATGCCCGCCAAGAGCGAAAGGCGGCGCCGCGGGAGCCGATCAGCGCGAAGATGGTGGCCGACATCCTGACGACGGTCGGGGCGAACCGCGTCGTGACGATCGATCTGCACGCGCCGGCGATCCAAGGCTTCTTCAATATTCCGGTCGACCATCTGACCGCGCTCGACCTGATCAGCGACGAAATTCGCGGCATGAACCTGCCGAATCCGATCGTCGTGTCGCCGGACGCCGGCCGCGCGAAGATGGCGGAGAAGCTGGCGGGCTACCTCGACTTGTCGTTCGCCATCATGATCAAGAAGCGACCGACGCACAACGAGTCGGTCATCACGCATATTATCGGCGACGTCGAAGGCCATACGCCGATCATCATCGAAGATCTCATCGATACGGGCTCCACGATTATCAACGTCGTCGAAGGCCTGAAGGAAAAGGGCGCCGGAGACGCGATCATCTGCGCGACGCATCCGGTGTTTTCGAACGGGGCCATCGCCCGGATGGAGCACCCGAACATCGCGAAGGTGGTCGTCACCGATTCGATCGCGCTGCCGGATGCGCTGCCGTCGAACGTGAAGGTGCGCTCGGTCGCCCCGCTGCTCGCGGACGCGATTCGGATCATCCACGAGGGCGGCTCGATCTCGGTGCTGTTCAAGAGCGGGGGCGTCTAA
- the hisIE gene encoding bifunctional phosphoribosyl-AMP cyclohydrolase/phosphoribosyl-ATP diphosphatase HisIE, which yields MGSTVFMPMKELAAQIKWDERGLVPAIVQDASTKQVLMMAYMNEESFRLSAEKGETVFWSRSRNELWHKGATSGNTQRIASVKLDCDGDTLLVEVVPAGPACHTGATTCFERETQAAAETAPSAHRFAILEALERTIAQREKDMPEGAYTTYLFDKGVDKILKKVGEEAAEVIIAAKNRSADELRYEASDLIFHLLVLLQEQKLPLDEVLQELERRHKK from the coding sequence ATGGGAAGCACCGTATTCATGCCGATGAAAGAACTGGCGGCGCAAATCAAGTGGGACGAACGCGGACTCGTGCCGGCGATCGTGCAGGACGCAAGCACGAAGCAAGTGCTGATGATGGCGTACATGAACGAGGAATCGTTCCGGCTTTCGGCCGAGAAGGGCGAGACCGTCTTCTGGAGCCGGTCGCGCAACGAACTGTGGCATAAGGGCGCGACGTCCGGCAATACGCAGCGCATCGCGAGCGTCAAGCTCGACTGCGACGGGGACACGCTGCTCGTCGAAGTCGTCCCGGCCGGGCCGGCGTGCCACACGGGCGCGACGACATGCTTCGAGCGGGAGACGCAAGCGGCCGCCGAGACGGCGCCGAGCGCTCATCGATTCGCGATCTTAGAAGCGCTGGAGCGGACGATCGCCCAACGGGAGAAGGACATGCCGGAAGGCGCGTATACGACGTACTTGTTCGACAAGGGCGTCGACAAAATTCTTAAGAAGGTCGGCGAGGAAGCGGCCGAGGTCATTATCGCGGCGAAAAACCGCAGCGCGGACGAACTGCGCTACGAAGCCAGCGACCTGATCTTCCACCTGCTCGTCCTGCTCCAGGAGCAGAAGCTGCCGCTCGACGAAGTGCTGCAGGAGCTGGAACGCCGTCACAAAAAATAA
- the hisF gene encoding imidazole glycerol phosphate synthase subunit HisF, translated as MLAKRIIPCLDVKDGRVVKGVNFVNLRDAGDPVELAALYDREGADELVFLDISASHEGRATMVDVVKQTAGEISIPFTVGGGISSVDDMKRLLRAGADKTGINTAAVLNPQLITDGARKFGSQCIVVAIDARFNPEWGAWEVYTHGGRKPTGKRAIEWAQEAEMLGAGELLLTSMDADGTKDGFDVPLTRAVSEAVGIPVIASGGAGRVEHFADVFTQGKADAGLAATIFHYKEMSIDQVKGYLFGKGIEVR; from the coding sequence ATGTTAGCGAAACGCATTATTCCGTGTCTCGACGTGAAGGACGGCCGCGTCGTGAAGGGCGTCAACTTCGTCAACCTGCGCGACGCGGGCGATCCGGTCGAGCTGGCCGCGCTCTACGACCGCGAAGGCGCCGACGAGCTCGTGTTTCTCGACATCTCGGCGTCGCACGAAGGCCGCGCGACGATGGTCGACGTCGTGAAGCAGACGGCCGGCGAAATCAGCATCCCGTTCACGGTCGGCGGCGGCATCTCGTCGGTCGACGACATGAAGCGGCTGCTGCGCGCCGGCGCGGACAAGACCGGCATCAATACGGCGGCGGTGCTGAACCCGCAGCTCATTACGGACGGCGCCCGCAAGTTCGGCAGCCAATGCATCGTCGTCGCGATCGACGCGCGCTTCAACCCCGAGTGGGGCGCCTGGGAGGTATACACCCACGGCGGACGGAAGCCGACCGGCAAGCGGGCGATCGAGTGGGCGCAGGAGGCCGAGATGCTCGGCGCCGGCGAACTGCTGCTGACGTCGATGGACGCGGACGGCACGAAGGACGGCTTCGACGTGCCGCTGACGAGGGCGGTGTCCGAAGCGGTCGGCATCCCGGTCATCGCCTCGGGCGGAGCGGGACGCGTCGAGCACTTCGCGGACGTGTTCACGCAAGGGAAGGCGGACGCGGGGCTGGCGGCGACGATTTTCCATTATAAAGAGATGTCGATCGATCAGGTGAAGGGCTATTTGTTCGGAAAAGGAATCGAAGTCCGGTAA
- the hisA gene encoding phosphoribosylformimino-5-aminoimidazole carboxamide ribotide isomerase has protein sequence MKFRPCIDIHQGKVKQIVGETLQADPSQVVENFVSTQSPGHFAAMYKEDGLTGGHIIMLGGGNEQAAEEALRAYPGGLQIGGGIREDNAERYLALGASHVIVTSYIFQDGKLNRDHLDKIVAKVGKERLVIDLSCKERDGKYFVVTNQWRTFSDFEVNAANMAELESYCDEFLIHAVDVEGKREGVQEKLAASLAEWTTIPTTYAGGARSLADLERFRDITGGRLDITIGSALDIFGGQLPYRDVIAWCDKEGAR, from the coding sequence GTGAAATTCAGACCGTGTATCGATATTCATCAAGGCAAGGTGAAGCAGATCGTCGGCGAGACGCTGCAGGCCGATCCGTCGCAAGTCGTGGAAAATTTCGTCTCGACGCAATCGCCCGGTCACTTCGCGGCCATGTATAAGGAAGACGGCTTGACCGGCGGCCATATTATTATGCTGGGCGGCGGCAACGAGCAGGCGGCGGAGGAAGCGCTGCGCGCCTATCCCGGCGGCTTGCAAATCGGGGGCGGCATCCGAGAGGACAACGCGGAACGCTACCTCGCGCTCGGCGCGTCGCATGTCATCGTCACCTCGTACATTTTCCAGGACGGCAAGCTGAACCGGGACCACCTGGACAAGATCGTCGCGAAGGTCGGCAAGGAGCGCCTCGTCATCGATCTGAGCTGCAAGGAGCGGGACGGCAAATATTTCGTCGTGACGAACCAATGGCGGACGTTCAGCGACTTCGAGGTGAACGCGGCGAACATGGCGGAACTGGAATCGTATTGCGACGAGTTTCTCATTCACGCCGTAGACGTCGAGGGCAAGCGCGAAGGCGTGCAGGAGAAGCTCGCGGCAAGCTTGGCGGAGTGGACGACGATTCCGACGACGTACGCTGGCGGCGCCAGGTCGCTCGCCGACCTCGAACGGTTCCGCGACATTACGGGCGGCCGGCTCGACATTACGATCGGCAGCGCGCTCGATATTTTCGGCGGGCAGCTGCCGTATCGCGACGTGATCGCCTGGTGCGATAAGGAAGGCGCGCGATAG
- the hisH gene encoding imidazole glycerol phosphate synthase subunit HisH codes for MSYIAIIDYGMGNLHSVGKAVERLGAAAVVTADPAAILAAEGVILPGVGAYGDAMELIRESGLDATIGRVAESGQPLLGICLGMQLLFTESEEHGTHMGLNLLPGRVERFKGPFKVPHMGWNRLTKLQDSPILDGIDGGHAYFVHSYRVIPDVRSDLLATADYYGEVSAIVGRGNVYGMQFHPEKSSDLGMRLLGNFLKLSAAKPAKG; via the coding sequence ATGAGCTACATCGCCATTATCGATTACGGCATGGGCAATCTGCACAGCGTAGGCAAGGCGGTCGAGCGGCTCGGCGCCGCGGCGGTCGTGACGGCCGACCCGGCGGCGATCCTTGCGGCGGAAGGCGTCATCCTGCCCGGCGTCGGCGCGTACGGCGATGCGATGGAGCTCATCCGCGAATCCGGACTGGACGCCACGATCGGCCGGGTCGCGGAGAGCGGGCAACCGCTGCTCGGCATCTGCCTCGGGATGCAGCTGCTCTTCACGGAAAGCGAGGAGCATGGAACGCATATGGGGCTGAACCTGCTTCCCGGACGCGTCGAGCGGTTCAAGGGGCCGTTCAAGGTGCCTCACATGGGCTGGAACCGGCTGACGAAGCTGCAGGACAGCCCCATCCTCGACGGCATCGACGGCGGCCATGCTTACTTCGTGCACTCGTACCGGGTCATCCCGGACGTACGGAGCGACTTGCTCGCGACGGCGGATTATTACGGCGAGGTGTCGGCGATCGTCGGTCGGGGGAACGTCTACGGCATGCAGTTCCACCCGGAGAAGAGCAGCGATCTCGGCATGCGTCTCCTCGGCAACTTCTTGAAGCTTAGCGCGGCGAAACCGGCGAAAGGATAA
- the hisB gene encoding imidazoleglycerol-phosphate dehydratase HisB, translated as MAAEARRADIARKTNETDITLSFAVDGAGASKLETDVPFLNHMLDLFTKHGQFDLSVEARGDVDIDDHHTVEDIGICLGAALKEALGDKRGIKRYASVFVPMDEALAQVVVDISGRPHFELKGEFPAATVGTFTVELVHEFLWKLALESRITLHVIVHYGRNTHHMIEAVFKALGRALDEATSIDPRVQGVPSTKGVL; from the coding sequence GTGGCAGCAGAAGCGCGGAGGGCGGACATCGCCCGCAAGACGAATGAAACGGATATTACGCTGTCGTTCGCAGTGGACGGAGCGGGAGCGTCGAAGCTGGAAACCGACGTGCCGTTCCTGAACCATATGCTCGACCTCTTCACGAAGCACGGCCAATTCGACCTGAGCGTCGAAGCGCGCGGCGACGTCGACATCGACGACCACCACACGGTCGAGGACATCGGCATCTGTCTCGGCGCGGCGCTGAAGGAAGCGCTCGGCGACAAGCGCGGCATTAAGCGGTACGCGAGCGTCTTCGTGCCGATGGACGAGGCGTTGGCGCAAGTCGTCGTCGACATCAGTGGGCGGCCGCACTTCGAGCTGAAGGGCGAGTTCCCCGCGGCGACGGTCGGGACGTTCACGGTGGAGCTCGTGCACGAGTTCCTGTGGAAGCTGGCGCTCGAGTCGCGCATCACGCTGCACGTCATCGTGCACTACGGACGCAACACGCACCATATGATCGAAGCGGTGTTCAAAGCGCTCGGCCGGGCGCTCGACGAAGCGACGTCGATCGATCCGCGCGTGCAGGGGGTGCCCTCCACCAAGGGGGTACTGTAA
- the hisD gene encoding histidinol dehydrogenase, with the protein MNLRILRPNEFQLDRRIDNENEEQQTAARNIVERVRSEGDRAVLALTAEHDGVTLTADRLRVTAEEIAGAYGAVDEAFLEAIRAAAVNIRAYHEKQKKQSWIDAQPNGTTLGQLIRPLARVGVYVPGGKAAYPSSVLMNIIPAVVAGVKDIVMVTPPATGGKEGIDPYILVAAAEAGVSEVYRVGGAQAIAALAYGTETIPAVDKIVGPGNIYVALAKRFVYGVVDIDSIAGPSEIVVIADEGANAAYAAADLLSQAEHDEMASAVLLTPSRAFAEAVQAEVERQLETLPRRDIAAESIRRHGAILLTSSLDEAAAISNRLAPEHLELLVADPLGWVGRIENAGAIFLGPYSAESVGDYFAGPNHVLPTNGTARFFSPLGVDTFLKRSSLISYSREALLENGDRIMTLARREGLEGHARAIQVRLDAERGE; encoded by the coding sequence ATGAATTTACGCATATTGCGTCCGAACGAGTTTCAGCTCGACCGGCGGATCGATAACGAAAACGAGGAGCAGCAAACCGCCGCCCGCAACATCGTCGAGCGCGTGCGGTCGGAAGGCGACCGCGCGGTGCTTGCGTTGACCGCCGAGCATGACGGCGTGACGCTGACGGCGGATCGGCTGCGCGTGACGGCGGAGGAGATCGCCGGGGCTTACGGGGCGGTCGACGAGGCGTTCCTCGAGGCGATTCGCGCGGCGGCGGTCAACATTCGCGCGTATCACGAGAAGCAGAAGAAGCAATCGTGGATCGATGCGCAGCCGAACGGCACGACGCTCGGACAGCTCATTCGTCCGCTCGCGCGCGTAGGCGTATACGTGCCTGGCGGGAAGGCGGCGTATCCGTCGTCCGTGCTTATGAACATCATTCCGGCCGTCGTGGCGGGCGTGAAGGATATCGTCATGGTGACGCCGCCGGCGACGGGCGGGAAGGAAGGGATCGACCCGTACATCTTGGTCGCGGCCGCGGAGGCGGGCGTGTCCGAGGTGTACCGCGTCGGCGGCGCGCAGGCGATCGCGGCGCTCGCGTACGGCACCGAGACGATTCCCGCGGTCGATAAGATCGTCGGACCGGGCAACATCTACGTAGCGCTGGCGAAGCGCTTCGTCTACGGCGTCGTCGATATCGACTCGATCGCCGGACCGAGCGAGATCGTCGTCATCGCCGACGAGGGGGCGAACGCCGCTTACGCGGCGGCGGATTTGCTGTCGCAGGCGGAGCACGACGAGATGGCGTCGGCGGTGCTGCTGACGCCGTCGCGCGCCTTCGCCGAGGCGGTGCAGGCGGAGGTCGAGCGCCAGCTCGAGACGCTGCCGCGGCGCGACATCGCGGCGGAGTCGATTCGCCGGCACGGGGCGATCTTGCTGACGTCGTCGCTGGACGAAGCCGCGGCGATCAGCAACCGGCTCGCGCCGGAGCATCTCGAGCTGCTGGTCGCGGACCCGCTCGGTTGGGTCGGGCGCATCGAGAACGCGGGCGCGATCTTCCTCGGGCCGTACAGCGCGGAGTCGGTCGGCGACTACTTCGCGGGCCCGAATCACGTGCTGCCGACGAACGGGACGGCGCGGTTCTTCTCGCCGCTCGGCGTCGACACGTTCCTGAAGCGGTCCAGCCTGATCTCGTACAGCCGGGAAGCGCTGCTCGAGAACGGGGACCGCATCATGACGTTAGCGCGGCGCGAGGGGCTCGAGGGCCACGCGCGCGCGATTCAGGTGCGGCTCGACGCGGAGCGAGGCGAATAG
- the hisG gene encoding ATP phosphoribosyltransferase codes for MSEDLLRIAMPKGRIYKKAAALFREAGFDLPEDLDDSRKLIIPVPELRMEFIMAKPVDVPTYVEYGVTDLGIVGKDVLVEDNRDVYELLDLGIARCRMSVIGLPDWKPTLHPRVATKYPVVASKYFRERGQQVEVIKLNGSIELAPLIGLADRIVDMVETGTTLRENGLVEMEKMFDITSRLIANRVSYRMKSEAVQSLCDRLSAAIAVRA; via the coding sequence ATGAGCGAGGATTTGCTTCGAATCGCGATGCCCAAGGGGCGGATCTATAAGAAGGCGGCGGCGCTGTTCCGAGAAGCGGGCTTCGACTTGCCCGAGGATCTCGACGACTCGCGCAAGCTGATCATTCCGGTGCCGGAGCTGCGGATGGAATTTATTATGGCGAAGCCGGTCGACGTGCCGACGTACGTGGAATACGGCGTTACCGATCTCGGCATCGTCGGGAAGGACGTCTTGGTCGAAGATAACCGCGACGTCTACGAGTTGCTCGATCTCGGCATCGCGCGCTGCCGCATGTCGGTCATCGGGCTGCCGGATTGGAAGCCGACGCTGCATCCGCGCGTGGCGACGAAGTATCCGGTCGTGGCGTCGAAATATTTCCGCGAGCGCGGCCAACAGGTCGAGGTGATCAAGCTGAACGGCTCGATCGAGCTGGCGCCGCTGATCGGGCTCGCCGACCGGATCGTCGACATGGTGGAGACCGGAACGACGCTGCGGGAGAACGGTCTGGTGGAGATGGAGAAGATGTTCGACATCACGAGCCGCCTGATCGCGAACCGGGTCAGCTACCGAATGAAGAGCGAAGCGGTGCAATCGCTGTGCGACCGGCTGTCGGCGGCGATCGCGGTGCGCGCGTAG